The following are encoded together in the Candidatus Marinimicrobia bacterium CG08_land_8_20_14_0_20_45_22 genome:
- the secD gene encoding protein translocase subunit SecD — translation MFKKTNIRFIIIGVAVVLALYSLYWTFAYNLMSPAKMESLKTAGNLDKYESRIIRLGLDLQGGMHVVLELNLPKLVETIASNKTSEFYTILQATTQEAKATNEDFFSVFERNVEKNNFRLVRYFTNRGYKNSDIVQSLKDESKDAMRRALEIIRNRVDQFGVSEPTIQKAGEYRIIVELAGIQDAARARQLIQSTALMEFNLLKEPEVTQSFIASVDNYLKTGKTDIVKEAVAANDSTVAFKESKDKSVSVNELLGRTSVGTSKQSETTDSSVIVDEAMFADKPFSSLLRNVNGMIGVPERNVFAVKKILGNPAVDKLRPYDSKFLWSAKPEKMTMQDGKTESFYILYHLNNEAGLQGKYITKASATVGGAGAQTAGQPIVNFGMNNEGAKIFSRLTGSNIGKRLAIVLDEKVYMAPSIRSKIPNGSGYIEGLEDMNEAKNIAIVLRAGALPAQVDVIEERTIGPSLGKDSIVIGTQIGALALLIVMIFMFFYYRNSGLLANMALILNMIFTMAIMAMLRATLTLPGIAGLVLTIGMAVDANVLIFERIREELERGKTVKAAIETGYSRALSAILDSNITTLLTALILMQFGTGPVKGFAVTLFWGITSSMFTAIFVTRTFYNWRTDRHVLKTLSI, via the coding sequence ATGTTCAAAAAGACAAACATTCGATTCATAATCATCGGCGTAGCAGTTGTACTGGCGCTTTATTCGCTATACTGGACTTTTGCGTACAACTTGATGTCTCCAGCCAAAATGGAGAGTTTAAAAACCGCCGGCAATTTGGATAAATACGAGAGCCGGATCATCCGGCTGGGATTAGACCTTCAGGGCGGCATGCATGTCGTTCTCGAACTAAATCTCCCCAAATTAGTCGAGACGATCGCTTCTAACAAAACGTCTGAATTCTATACAATCCTTCAGGCTACAACACAGGAAGCAAAAGCGACTAATGAAGATTTCTTTTCTGTATTTGAAAGAAACGTCGAGAAAAACAATTTCAGACTTGTCCGCTATTTTACGAACCGTGGCTACAAGAATTCTGACATTGTTCAAAGCCTGAAAGACGAATCCAAAGACGCCATGCGCCGTGCGCTGGAAATCATCCGCAACCGCGTCGATCAGTTCGGCGTTTCCGAACCGACGATTCAAAAGGCGGGCGAATATAGGATCATCGTCGAGCTAGCCGGCATTCAGGATGCCGCGAGGGCGCGCCAACTCATCCAGAGCACCGCTTTGATGGAATTCAACCTCCTCAAAGAACCGGAAGTCACGCAATCTTTCATCGCCTCTGTTGACAATTACCTAAAAACGGGCAAAACGGACATCGTCAAAGAAGCCGTCGCCGCTAATGATTCGACCGTTGCTTTTAAAGAATCCAAAGACAAATCAGTCAGCGTCAACGAATTGCTTGGCAGAACCTCGGTTGGCACTTCGAAGCAATCTGAAACGACTGATTCATCTGTCATCGTCGATGAAGCAATGTTCGCAGACAAACCGTTCTCTTCCTTGTTACGCAATGTCAATGGAATGATCGGCGTTCCGGAGCGTAATGTCTTTGCCGTTAAAAAAATTCTTGGAAATCCTGCAGTCGACAAGTTAAGACCGTACGACTCCAAGTTTCTATGGTCGGCTAAACCTGAAAAGATGACAATGCAGGATGGAAAAACGGAAAGCTTTTATATTCTTTATCATCTCAATAACGAAGCAGGCCTTCAAGGAAAATATATTACCAAAGCATCAGCGACCGTTGGCGGCGCGGGCGCACAGACCGCGGGTCAGCCAATCGTCAACTTTGGAATGAATAACGAAGGCGCTAAAATTTTCTCGCGCCTGACGGGTTCCAACATTGGCAAACGCCTCGCCATCGTACTCGATGAAAAAGTCTATATGGCTCCTTCCATCCGCTCCAAAATTCCGAACGGCTCCGGATACATCGAAGGTTTGGAAGATATGAATGAAGCCAAGAATATTGCCATCGTTCTCCGCGCCGGGGCGCTACCCGCGCAGGTGGACGTGATCGAAGAAAGAACCATCGGACCATCTCTCGGAAAAGACTCCATCGTGATCGGAACGCAAATCGGCGCCCTTGCACTTCTCATTGTGATGATTTTTATGTTCTTTTACTATCGGAATTCTGGACTGCTGGCCAACATGGCGCTGATACTGAACATGATATTTACAATGGCAATTATGGCAATGCTTCGCGCTACTCTGACATTGCCCGGTATCGCCGGTTTGGTTCTCACAATCGGTATGGCGGTCGATGCGAACGTTCTGATTTTCGAACGTATTAGAGAAGAACTCGAACGTGGCAAAACGGTGAAAGCCGCCATCGAAACTGGTTACAGCCGCGCATTGTCCGCAATTCTGGATTCGAACATCACGACGCTTTTGACGGCTCTTATTCTCATGCAGTTCGGAACAGGGCCGGTCAAAGGTTTCGCCGTGACGCTTTTCTGGGGCATCACATCCAGCATGTTTACGGCGATTTTCGTGACGCGCACGTTCTATAACTGGAGAACCGACCGCCACGTGCTCAAAACACTCAGCATATAA
- the secF gene encoding protein translocase subunit SecF, translated as MIRIIKKTDFPFIKYSKTAISISLIIIAIGLVSLIFRGLNFGIDFTGGTLVQVQFQKPMEVADVRGALATVGLANSMIQKSGRNEFIIRIPQSDDKGNIREVFKSTFGITDTDILKIEQVGPKIGKELRGDALLAIFFSFIVIGIYIAVRFEFQYAIGAILSLLHDVLITLTVFTVFRLEVSLTTIAAFLTIIGYSLNDTIVIFDRVRENLKVLRNENYERIMDVSINETLARTIITDLTVFFVVLCLLFVPGEVRIFAIAMTVGSIAGTYSTIYIAGPVVVFWARKFKPTKK; from the coding sequence ATGATAAGAATTATAAAAAAAACTGATTTTCCTTTCATTAAATACAGCAAGACAGCTATATCGATCTCGCTCATTATCATCGCGATCGGATTGGTTTCACTGATATTCCGCGGTTTGAACTTCGGAATCGATTTTACCGGTGGCACGTTGGTGCAGGTACAATTTCAAAAACCGATGGAGGTCGCTGACGTTCGCGGAGCGCTCGCAACGGTTGGCTTGGCAAACAGCATGATCCAAAAATCCGGCCGAAACGAATTCATCATCCGCATTCCACAAAGCGACGACAAAGGAAATATCCGGGAAGTCTTCAAATCGACATTCGGCATCACCGACACCGACATTCTAAAAATTGAGCAAGTCGGACCGAAAATCGGAAAGGAATTGCGCGGCGACGCACTACTGGCGATCTTTTTCTCGTTCATCGTGATCGGGATTTACATTGCCGTTCGGTTTGAATTTCAATACGCCATTGGAGCGATTCTCTCTCTTCTGCATGACGTACTCATCACGCTGACGGTTTTCACCGTTTTCCGTCTGGAGGTATCGCTGACAACGATCGCGGCTTTCCTGACAATCATCGGTTACTCGCTGAATGACACGATCGTCATTTTCGACCGCGTCCGCGAGAATCTGAAAGTTCTGCGCAACGAGAACTACGAGCGTATTATGGACGTCAGCATCAACGAGACACTCGCACGGACGATCATCACCGACTTGACCGTTTTCTTCGTTGTGCTTTGCCTCTTGTTTGTACCGGGTGAAGTTCGCATTTTCGCCATTGCGATGACAGTCGGAAGTATCGCCGGAACTTATTCGACGATTTACATTGCCGGACCCGTCGTCGTTTTCTGGGCGCGTAAATTCAAACCCACCAAGAAATGA